Proteins found in one Lutimonas zeaxanthinifaciens genomic segment:
- the ruvC gene encoding crossover junction endodeoxyribonuclease RuvC yields the protein MPKEKIILGIDPGTTVMGYGLIKVIDKRMHFMQLNELMLKKYSDHYAKLKLIFERTIELIDTYHPDEIAIEAPFFGKNVQSMLKLGRAQGVAMAAGLSREVAITEYSPKKIKMAITGNGNASKEQVAKMLQSTLGLKELPKNLDATDGLAAAVCHFYNDGKQQTGKSYSGWGSFVKQNEKRIG from the coding sequence TTGCCAAAAGAAAAAATAATCTTAGGGATTGATCCAGGTACAACTGTAATGGGGTATGGGCTTATCAAGGTCATCGATAAGAGGATGCATTTTATGCAACTCAATGAATTGATGCTAAAAAAATACAGCGATCATTACGCCAAACTGAAGTTGATTTTTGAAAGAACCATCGAACTTATTGACACCTATCATCCCGACGAAATAGCCATTGAAGCCCCTTTTTTTGGTAAAAATGTTCAATCCATGCTTAAATTGGGCAGGGCTCAGGGCGTTGCAATGGCTGCAGGTCTGTCTCGTGAAGTTGCGATTACCGAATATTCGCCTAAAAAAATCAAAATGGCAATTACCGGGAATGGAAATGCTTCTAAGGAACAAGTAGCGAAAATGCTGCAAAGCACCTTAGGATTGAAGGAACTTCCGAAAAACCTGGATGCTACTGATGGGCTGGCGGCAGCAGTTTGTCATTTTTATAATGATGGGAAACAGCAAACTGGGAAAAGCTATTCCGGTTGGGGCTCCTTCGTGAAGCAAAACGAAAAAAGGATCGGTTGA
- a CDS encoding lysylphosphatidylglycerol synthase domain-containing protein has translation MQKYFSSFLFIIKLLILSGAYYVISQQLFNENNFNGRLWTDQLDGMGSAGLAFMLLIVFFTLVNWILEISKWKTLMEGLQKISFSEALEQSLGSLTASLITPNRIGEYGAKAIYYSRIQMPGVMIRNFIGNASQMSVTVIFGVLGIFAFRSYLTPQNFLSTELLVTIAFIVVALCFLFYWILLKKDRFSWLKNIKSLFKIPTPVYQKALTYSVLRYLVFSHQFYLFLIFFEVDIAYPLALSAIALMYFISSAIPGFVLFDWLVKGSVAVTLFGYLGVSEIVILCVTTTMWILNFAFPAMIGSVYVIRFNPRSLVPSERKLIK, from the coding sequence TTGCAAAAATACTTTTCAAGTTTTCTCTTTATCATAAAACTCCTGATTCTTTCAGGCGCCTATTATGTTATTTCTCAACAACTTTTTAACGAAAATAATTTTAACGGAAGGTTGTGGACGGATCAACTCGATGGCATGGGATCGGCAGGTTTGGCATTTATGCTATTGATTGTTTTTTTCACCTTGGTCAACTGGATACTGGAGATCAGTAAATGGAAAACATTAATGGAAGGCCTGCAAAAGATATCTTTTTCAGAAGCACTGGAACAGAGTCTCGGATCCCTTACGGCCTCTTTAATCACTCCAAACAGAATCGGAGAGTATGGAGCAAAAGCAATCTACTATTCCCGAATACAGATGCCCGGGGTAATGATTCGGAACTTTATAGGTAATGCCAGCCAGATGTCGGTAACCGTCATTTTTGGAGTACTTGGTATTTTTGCATTTCGAAGCTATTTGACGCCACAAAACTTTCTGAGTACAGAATTATTGGTTACCATCGCTTTTATTGTTGTTGCTCTTTGCTTTTTATTTTATTGGATTCTCCTCAAAAAGGATCGCTTTTCCTGGTTGAAAAATATAAAAAGTTTATTTAAGATTCCGACGCCGGTGTATCAAAAGGCCCTGACGTATTCTGTCCTTCGCTATCTTGTTTTTTCCCATCAGTTCTACTTGTTTCTGATTTTTTTCGAAGTAGATATTGCCTATCCCTTAGCACTTTCCGCAATCGCCTTGATGTATTTTATCTCTTCGGCCATTCCGGGCTTCGTGCTGTTTGACTGGCTGGTTAAAGGTTCTGTTGCGGTTACCCTGTTCGGATATCTCGGTGTGAGTGAAATTGTCATTTTATGCGTAACCACAACCATGTGGATTTTAAATTTTGCCTTCCCGGCCATGATCGGAAGTGTTTACGTGATCAGGTTTAATCCAAGATCTCTTGTGCCAAGTGAACGTAAACTTATAAAATGA
- a CDS encoding glycosyltransferase family 2 protein — MIFAGFVIAVLYGILILYLSQGIDRLPSYKLKVQNFFQGFSIIIPFRNEAHNLPNLLESLNALKYPKENYEIILVNDSSTDNSVAIVQDFLAANPYLKLKLIEQKEVRKAPKKEAIKKAIEASSLEWIITTDADCTVPAQWLQAYNQMINTKDTKMIVAPVTYEEDTGFLHHFQVLDFLSLQGTTMGSFGQIDKGFLNPFLCNGANLCYSKDAFKSVDGFKGNDHVPSGDDVFLLEKFQHTFRGEVHFLKSYEAIVKTSSQKTWKALLAQRVRWASKTSAYNSLKVKMIGLLVLAYSLALIILFLFGFAGKISWGSIGLLFLIKFNLDFFLIFKTSKFFRQTNIMRSYFISSLIHPVYTVVVGLFSLKKNYRWKERSYG; from the coding sequence ATGATTTTTGCAGGATTTGTCATAGCTGTTCTTTACGGAATACTGATCTTGTATTTGAGTCAGGGAATCGATCGACTTCCATCATATAAACTTAAGGTTCAAAATTTCTTTCAAGGTTTTTCGATCATTATTCCTTTTCGAAATGAGGCACATAACCTCCCCAATCTGCTCGAGAGCCTAAACGCTTTGAAATATCCCAAAGAAAATTATGAGATTATTCTGGTCAATGATAGTTCGACGGATAATTCAGTTGCAATCGTTCAAGATTTTTTAGCAGCAAATCCATATCTTAAGCTTAAACTAATCGAACAAAAAGAGGTCCGCAAGGCTCCAAAAAAGGAGGCCATAAAAAAAGCTATTGAGGCCTCTTCTTTAGAATGGATCATTACCACGGACGCGGACTGTACGGTTCCTGCACAATGGCTTCAGGCTTATAATCAGATGATCAACACAAAAGATACAAAGATGATCGTGGCTCCTGTTACTTATGAAGAGGATACCGGTTTTCTTCATCATTTTCAGGTATTGGATTTTCTGAGCCTGCAGGGAACCACTATGGGTAGTTTTGGACAAATAGATAAAGGGTTCTTAAATCCTTTTTTGTGCAATGGTGCGAATTTGTGCTATAGTAAAGATGCATTTAAATCAGTCGACGGGTTTAAAGGAAATGACCATGTTCCTAGTGGCGATGATGTTTTCCTCCTGGAAAAATTTCAGCATACATTTCGAGGCGAGGTCCATTTTTTAAAATCATATGAGGCCATTGTAAAAACTTCAAGTCAGAAAACCTGGAAAGCACTTCTTGCTCAAAGGGTTCGTTGGGCCTCTAAAACCAGTGCATATAATTCTTTAAAGGTAAAGATGATAGGTTTGTTGGTACTTGCATATAGCCTGGCACTCATCATTCTGTTTCTATTTGGTTTTGCAGGAAAGATCTCCTGGGGCAGTATTGGTTTGCTGTTTCTTATAAAATTCAATCTGGATTTTTTCCTGATCTTCAAAACCTCAAAATTCTTCAGGCAGACTAATATCATGAGGTCCTATTTTATTTCATCCTTGATTCATCCGGTTTACACTGTCGTCGTAGGCCTGTTTTCCCTGAAAAAAAACTATCGTTGGAAGGAAAGGTCTTATGGTTAG
- a CDS encoding DUF456 domain-containing protein: protein MDLFLTILGLLLVILGILGSILPVLPGPITGWFGLLLLFLTSAVPMNYYVLGITFFIALLILVLDYLIPGIGAKKFGGSKKGSTGATLGLIIGLILPIPLGFVVGAFVGALIGELIHDPRDLKRALRSAFGSFVGFLASTTMKLFVSLIFFVFFVYELVENWTEIMPF, encoded by the coding sequence ATGGATTTATTCTTGACAATTTTAGGATTGTTACTCGTTATTCTTGGCATATTAGGATCTATACTACCTGTCCTTCCCGGTCCAATTACGGGTTGGTTTGGATTGCTTTTACTCTTTCTGACCTCAGCTGTCCCAATGAATTATTATGTCCTGGGAATCACTTTCTTCATAGCGCTTTTGATCCTCGTTTTAGATTATCTGATTCCGGGAATCGGGGCTAAAAAATTCGGTGGATCTAAAAAAGGTTCTACAGGCGCAACTCTTGGCCTGATCATAGGCTTAATTCTGCCTATTCCTTTGGGGTTTGTAGTCGGAGCCTTTGTTGGTGCCCTTATTGGAGAATTGATTCATGACCCCAGGGACCTTAAGAGAGCTTTAAGATCAGCTTTCGGTTCCTTTGTTGGCTTTCTCGCGTCGACGACCATGAAGCTTTTTGTAAGTTTGATTTTCTTTGTTTTCTTCGTTTACGAACTGGTTGAAAACTGGACTGAAATAATGCCTTTTTAA
- a CDS encoding sulfite exporter TauE/SafE family protein, whose product MTFPFFAGLLASMLHVIMGPDHVAAVMPFIIESKRKAWKIGLFWGVGHIFGMLLIGSLFLFFKELIPVEEISSYSEQLVGLVLIIIGVWAFYKILKPNPDHSHLHVHTENEPFIHKHQHDHSQNPNHEHRHQRDDSKTEKQGYLASFWIGVLHGLAGIAHFILFLPVLGFKDNFDAGLYIAGFISGILVAMILFSLILAKVIDFAKNEHNQNLYKGIRVTGGIFALVVGIYWILGQ is encoded by the coding sequence ATGACTTTCCCTTTTTTTGCAGGACTCTTGGCTTCAATGCTTCATGTAATCATGGGTCCTGATCACGTAGCGGCTGTCATGCCATTTATCATAGAATCCAAGCGTAAAGCCTGGAAAATAGGCTTATTCTGGGGTGTGGGGCATATTTTTGGAATGTTATTGATAGGCTCCTTGTTTTTATTTTTTAAAGAACTGATTCCGGTTGAAGAAATCTCTTCTTACAGCGAACAGCTGGTAGGACTGGTACTGATCATTATCGGGGTGTGGGCCTTTTATAAAATTTTGAAACCTAATCCGGACCATAGTCATTTGCATGTTCATACTGAAAATGAGCCTTTCATCCACAAACATCAACATGATCACAGCCAAAATCCGAATCATGAACACAGACATCAGCGCGACGATTCGAAAACTGAAAAACAAGGTTATCTCGCTTCATTCTGGATAGGAGTATTGCACGGACTGGCCGGAATTGCTCATTTTATTCTGTTTCTTCCCGTATTGGGATTTAAGGATAATTTTGATGCAGGTTTGTATATCGCAGGCTTTATTTCAGGAATACTGGTGGCCATGATTTTGTTTTCACTTATACTGGCTAAGGTAATCGATTTTGCCAAAAATGAACACAATCAGAATCTTTACAAGGGAATTCGAGTAACTGGAGGGATCTTTGCACTGGTCGTTGGAATATACTGGATACTGGGCCAATAA
- the hypF gene encoding carbamoyltransferase HypF: MLSTFEIICTGRVQGVGFRPFVNKLALSMELSGTVSNNENGVIIVITGPVKKIHEFYDSLIKNPPPVSKIKNHKLREIEYQLFDGFRIIPSVTKRKLNLALTPDFGICRECLKEIDNEENRRFEYPFITCVNCGPRWAVTNTFPFERVNTTVSDFEMCHQCETEYSDSSNRRFHSQTNSCSDCGIQLSLEDNKANRILVKEKDLFKEISGHIKQGKILALKNTGGYLLCCDATNREVVNRLRRLKQRPKKPFAVLYPSIELLQRELEISEVQEESLQSVERPIVIVSSKGYKGPLALQELAPGLSQLGVMLPYSGILHLLAKEMNSPLVATSGNIHGSPVISDIQTARDLISGVADYFLHHNLEISNAQDDSVIKYSFKNHQKVLFRRARGFAPNYLNFKKQHELKIMALGAHLKSTIAFIPNDYLYLSQYLGNLDHYEVYRRFTETVNVFKKIFKEDPDQLLCDKHPSYLSTHFALELAEKLSVPKHEIQHHKAHFASVLAEHDLMHSNEEILGVVWDGTGYGEDGHIWGGEFFSYKNSYMKRVNHFQYFNWMAGDKMSREPRLSLFSLNEDQDADFLRTKFSDQELKIYEKLKKANTLKTSSVGRLFDAVASLLDLCDVNSYEGEGAILLENAIDDYELKNLKSYTPNVNENSIPTQYIWNEIYKDYYNGEDRKAIISNFLFTLATLIFNVARFYKIKKIVCSGGVFQNTTLVDMIIDLLPEDMELYLNKDLSPNDENIAYGQLFYHLHGTDQKR, encoded by the coding sequence ATGCTTTCTACTTTTGAAATAATTTGTACCGGAAGGGTGCAGGGAGTCGGATTTAGACCCTTTGTCAACAAGCTGGCTCTTTCCATGGAACTATCTGGTACCGTTTCAAACAATGAAAATGGGGTTATCATTGTAATTACGGGTCCGGTAAAAAAGATTCATGAATTTTATGATTCACTGATCAAAAACCCACCCCCTGTTTCAAAAATTAAAAACCATAAACTTCGGGAGATTGAATACCAGTTATTTGATGGTTTTAGAATTATTCCTTCCGTGACAAAAAGAAAATTAAATTTGGCTTTAACTCCAGATTTTGGTATTTGCAGAGAATGTTTAAAGGAGATAGATAATGAGGAGAACAGGAGGTTTGAATATCCTTTTATCACCTGCGTAAATTGCGGGCCCAGATGGGCCGTAACCAATACATTTCCATTTGAAAGAGTCAATACCACAGTTTCTGACTTTGAGATGTGCCACCAATGTGAAACTGAATATTCTGATTCCTCAAACAGAAGATTTCATTCACAAACCAACTCCTGTTCTGATTGCGGCATTCAATTGAGCCTTGAAGATAATAAGGCAAACAGGATCCTTGTTAAGGAAAAGGATCTTTTTAAGGAAATTTCGGGCCATATAAAACAAGGAAAGATTTTGGCTTTAAAAAATACGGGAGGATATTTATTATGTTGTGATGCAACAAATAGAGAGGTGGTTAATCGATTAAGACGATTAAAACAAAGGCCTAAGAAACCTTTTGCTGTTCTTTATCCTTCGATAGAGCTGCTTCAAAGGGAGTTAGAGATTAGTGAGGTTCAGGAAGAGTCATTGCAAAGTGTCGAACGACCTATCGTGATCGTTTCGAGTAAAGGGTATAAGGGACCACTTGCTCTTCAGGAACTTGCGCCTGGGTTGAGTCAGTTGGGCGTGATGCTACCCTATTCAGGAATTCTTCACTTGTTGGCAAAAGAAATGAATTCACCTCTTGTGGCAACAAGCGGAAACATTCATGGCAGCCCTGTGATTAGCGATATACAGACGGCAAGAGATCTGATCTCTGGAGTGGCGGATTATTTTTTACATCATAATCTTGAGATTTCAAATGCTCAAGACGACTCAGTAATTAAATACAGTTTTAAAAACCATCAAAAGGTCCTCTTTCGAAGAGCGAGAGGTTTTGCACCAAATTACTTGAATTTTAAGAAGCAACATGAATTGAAGATAATGGCTCTGGGAGCCCATTTAAAAAGTACCATTGCCTTTATACCCAATGATTATTTATACCTGAGTCAGTATCTTGGAAATCTGGACCACTACGAGGTTTACAGGCGATTTACTGAAACGGTGAATGTTTTTAAAAAGATATTTAAGGAAGATCCGGATCAGCTTCTATGCGACAAACACCCTTCATATCTCAGTACGCATTTTGCCCTTGAACTGGCAGAAAAGCTTAGCGTTCCAAAACATGAAATTCAGCACCATAAGGCTCATTTTGCCTCGGTATTGGCAGAACATGATCTTATGCACAGTAATGAAGAAATTTTGGGTGTTGTATGGGATGGGACGGGTTATGGCGAGGATGGACATATCTGGGGAGGGGAGTTTTTCTCTTATAAAAACAGTTACATGAAACGGGTAAATCATTTTCAGTATTTTAACTGGATGGCCGGTGATAAAATGTCGAGAGAACCAAGGTTATCTCTTTTTTCATTGAATGAGGATCAGGATGCCGACTTTTTACGAACTAAATTCTCCGATCAGGAATTAAAAATTTATGAAAAATTAAAAAAGGCTAATACCTTGAAAACGTCTTCAGTAGGCAGGCTTTTTGACGCTGTGGCATCTCTTTTGGACCTATGTGATGTAAATTCCTATGAAGGAGAAGGAGCTATTCTACTTGAAAATGCGATTGATGATTATGAACTAAAAAATTTAAAATCCTACACCCCTAATGTCAATGAAAATAGCATTCCAACACAATATATCTGGAATGAAATCTATAAAGATTACTACAATGGAGAAGATCGAAAAGCGATCATCTCAAATTTTCTATTCACTTTGGCCACATTGATTTTTAATGTTGCTCGTTTTTATAAAATAAAAAAGATTGTATGTAGTGGTGGCGTTTTTCAAAATACAACGCTGGTGGATATGATCATTGATCTTCTGCCTGAAGACATGGAACTTTATCTAAACAAGGATCTCTCACCAAATGATGAAAACATTGCCTATGGGCAACTCTTTTATCATTTACATGGAACAGATCAAAAACGATAA
- a CDS encoding hydrogenase maturation protease — protein sequence MKDNRGDKLAISSDAYFFEKDKSQSILVLGIGNYLMGDEGVGVQLIQEMNSLDLPPYMDILDGGTGGFLLLSCIEAYGHIIFVDATMDGKGQGTVSLIKPRFASDFPSTLSVHDVGLKDMVEALYLLDKKPTIHLFTISIDEMKPMTLDLSYEVAKAIPETIDLIMELADEINTKNHNLV from the coding sequence ATGAAGGACAATAGGGGAGATAAATTAGCCATCAGCAGCGACGCATATTTTTTTGAGAAAGACAAATCTCAAAGTATTCTTGTGCTTGGAATCGGGAATTATCTGATGGGTGATGAAGGGGTTGGTGTGCAGTTGATTCAGGAAATGAATTCATTGGATTTACCTCCTTATATGGATATTCTGGACGGAGGGACCGGAGGATTTTTATTGCTGAGTTGCATCGAGGCTTATGGACATATAATTTTTGTGGATGCAACGATGGACGGGAAAGGGCAAGGAACTGTTTCTCTGATCAAACCCAGGTTTGCTTCTGATTTTCCATCAACTTTAAGCGTTCACGATGTCGGTTTAAAAGATATGGTTGAGGCCTTGTATTTACTGGATAAAAAACCAACAATACATCTTTTTACAATTAGTATTGATGAGATGAAACCCATGACGCTGGACCTGTCTTATGAAGTTGCAAAAGCGATCCCCGAAACTATCGACCTAATTATGGAATTGGCGGATGAAATTAACACTAAAAATCATAATTTAGTGTGA
- the cybH gene encoding Ni/Fe-hydrogenase, b-type cytochrome subunit: MDSILRRTYDFKRVLVWELPVRIFHWLNALCITVLAITGFIIADPPALMSTAEAVDSYWFGTVRMIHFVTAYLFLLNAIARIYWSFRGNYYSNWRAFIPLTKKQRDNIKHVLKIDVLLQNEEKEVLKNISVGHNSLAAISYIILFLLALVQIFTGFGLYAPTSSWWLPKLFSWVPAFLGDEMTTRFIHHISTWLFIIFTLIHVYLVFYHDWLEGRGESSAMISGYKFVRKERLKDDDHI; encoded by the coding sequence ATGGACTCCATATTGAGAAGAACATATGATTTTAAAAGGGTACTGGTATGGGAGCTACCCGTTAGGATTTTTCATTGGTTAAATGCCTTGTGCATTACTGTGTTGGCAATTACTGGTTTTATTATAGCTGACCCGCCGGCGTTAATGTCTACGGCTGAAGCAGTCGATTCCTATTGGTTTGGAACCGTCAGAATGATCCATTTTGTAACGGCCTACCTTTTTTTATTAAATGCAATAGCGAGGATCTACTGGTCTTTCAGAGGTAATTATTACTCCAACTGGAGGGCATTCATTCCGCTGACCAAAAAACAAAGGGATAATATAAAGCATGTGTTGAAAATAGATGTACTACTTCAGAACGAAGAAAAAGAGGTCCTTAAGAATATCAGCGTTGGACACAATTCACTGGCTGCAATCTCTTATATCATTCTGTTTCTTCTGGCACTTGTTCAGATCTTTACGGGATTCGGCTTGTATGCTCCAACATCATCCTGGTGGTTGCCCAAATTATTTTCCTGGGTTCCGGCTTTCCTTGGAGATGAGATGACAACAAGATTCATACATCATATCTCAACCTGGCTGTTTATCATTTTTACACTGATCCATGTATATCTGGTGTTTTATCATGACTGGCTTGAGGGCAGAGGCGAATCTTCTGCAATGATCAGTGGGTATAAATTTGTAAGAAAAGAACGTTTAAAAGATGATGATCACATTTAG
- a CDS encoding nickel-dependent hydrogenase large subunit — translation MANRIVVDPVTRIEGHLRIEAEIKDGKIVDAYSSSTMVRGLENIVKGRDPRDVWAFVQRTCGVCTTVHAISSVRAVEDALGIAIPPNAEMVRNIMEGALYMHDHAVHFYHLHALDWVDVVNALSADPAETSKIAQSISNWPKSSPGYFSDIQKRIQKFVDSGQLGIFANGYWGHPQMKLPAAVNLLGVAHYLEALEWQKEIVKVHTILGGKNPHPNYLVGGMACAINENSTGGLNAERLAHVGKLLKEGKDFIEQVYIPDLLAIASFYKDWGGIGKGVGNYLSYGDFPVNGYGDPSNFKFPQGVILNRDLSKVYDVDHRNGDIEEFVNNSWYDNYAEGAEKGRHPWDGETNIKYSGPQPPYEHLDVEQKYSFVKTPRWQGKPMEVGPLSRLLVGYARGNKEIQEAVNGALTHLDVPVEALFSTLGRTAARGIESKLVANWTMEFYNQLLLNIKNGDSRMANTELWDPSKWPAEAKGVGFTEAPRGGLAHWIRIKDGKTENYQQVVPTTWNASPRDPKGQRSAYESALLDTPVADPELPLEIIRTVHSFDPCLACAVHLYDEKGNHISRVTNVGSCDV, via the coding sequence ATGGCAAACAGAATAGTTGTAGATCCGGTAACAAGGATTGAAGGACATTTAAGAATAGAAGCGGAAATCAAAGACGGTAAAATCGTTGACGCATATAGTTCAAGTACCATGGTTCGCGGACTTGAAAATATTGTTAAGGGCCGTGATCCAAGAGACGTTTGGGCTTTTGTACAAAGAACTTGCGGAGTGTGTACAACAGTGCACGCCATCAGTTCGGTACGAGCGGTTGAAGACGCATTAGGGATTGCAATTCCTCCAAATGCTGAAATGGTCAGAAACATTATGGAGGGTGCATTATATATGCATGACCACGCAGTGCATTTTTATCATCTGCATGCTCTGGACTGGGTAGATGTTGTGAATGCCTTAAGTGCTGATCCGGCTGAAACTTCTAAAATAGCCCAGAGTATTTCAAACTGGCCAAAAAGTTCACCCGGATATTTCAGTGATATTCAAAAGCGAATCCAAAAATTTGTGGATAGCGGACAGTTGGGGATTTTTGCAAATGGATACTGGGGACATCCTCAAATGAAACTTCCGGCAGCCGTTAATCTTCTTGGCGTAGCGCATTATCTTGAGGCACTTGAGTGGCAAAAGGAAATTGTGAAAGTACATACGATTCTGGGAGGGAAAAATCCTCACCCCAACTACCTGGTAGGGGGGATGGCTTGTGCCATCAATGAAAACAGTACAGGAGGCCTTAACGCAGAACGGCTTGCCCATGTTGGAAAGTTACTCAAAGAAGGAAAAGATTTTATCGAGCAGGTTTATATTCCTGATTTACTGGCAATCGCTTCCTTTTACAAAGATTGGGGAGGTATTGGCAAAGGTGTTGGGAATTATCTGTCTTACGGGGATTTCCCGGTCAACGGATACGGTGACCCTTCAAATTTCAAGTTTCCTCAGGGGGTTATTCTCAATAGGGATCTCTCCAAAGTATATGATGTAGATCATCGAAACGGAGATATTGAGGAATTTGTCAATAATTCCTGGTACGACAATTATGCTGAAGGAGCAGAAAAAGGAAGGCATCCATGGGATGGTGAAACAAATATAAAATACTCCGGCCCTCAGCCACCGTATGAACATCTTGATGTGGAACAAAAATACAGTTTTGTAAAAACCCCGAGATGGCAAGGCAAGCCTATGGAGGTTGGGCCATTGTCAAGGTTACTTGTGGGGTATGCAAGGGGCAATAAAGAAATACAGGAGGCCGTTAATGGAGCCTTGACTCATCTGGATGTGCCTGTTGAAGCCTTATTCTCAACCCTGGGAAGAACTGCAGCTCGAGGGATTGAGTCGAAGCTTGTGGCCAACTGGACCATGGAGTTCTACAATCAGTTATTATTAAATATTAAAAACGGAGATTCCCGAATGGCCAATACTGAATTGTGGGACCCTTCAAAATGGCCTGCTGAAGCAAAGGGAGTTGGATTTACGGAAGCCCCTCGCGGAGGATTGGCCCACTGGATCAGAATAAAAGACGGTAAAACTGAAAATTATCAGCAGGTAGTACCGACTACCTGGAATGCTTCTCCAAGAGATCCGAAAGGACAGCGATCTGCCTATGAATCTGCCTTATTGGATACTCCGGTTGCGGATCCGGAACTTCCTCTGGAGATCATACGAACCGTGCATAGTTTTGACCCATGTCTGGCTTGTGCCGTACATCTTTACGATGAAAAAGGAAACCACATTTCAAGGGTGACCAATGTGGGAAGTTGTGACGTTTAA
- a CDS encoding hydrogenase small subunit, producing the protein MAKKYGVRETYYDSAISKGYNRRDFMKFAAFITAYMGLENSLMGQVANALETKYRLPIIWEHYQECTCCSESFIRSNHPIVADIILDNVSLDYTETLMAASGHQAEAAKHDTMKKYHGEYILCVEGSVPMGSNGVYCTIAGKTALDHLKEAAEGAKAIIAWGSCATNGCVQGAKPNPTGATPIHKIIKNKPIVQMPGCPPIGEAMAALIVHYVTFERLPELDRLGRPKAFYGKRVHDTCYRRPYFDAGLFAESFDDIHAKEGYCLYKLGCKGPSTYNACASMKWNNGVSFPIESGHGCIGCSEAKFWDNGPFYKRMTNVPGFGIESSADKIGKIATGVVAAGLTAHSIAANVSKYSELKGRYTRGRINEEKLEKNEENTEEN; encoded by the coding sequence ATGGCTAAAAAATATGGGGTTAGAGAGACCTATTACGACAGCGCAATAAGCAAAGGATATAATCGTCGTGACTTCATGAAATTTGCGGCTTTTATTACTGCTTATATGGGTTTGGAGAACTCTCTTATGGGTCAGGTAGCAAACGCACTGGAAACAAAGTACCGACTTCCAATTATCTGGGAACACTATCAGGAATGCACTTGCTGTAGCGAGTCATTTATACGTTCCAATCATCCAATCGTAGCGGATATCATTCTCGACAATGTCTCACTCGACTATACAGAGACGCTTATGGCTGCCTCGGGCCATCAGGCTGAGGCTGCAAAACACGATACCATGAAGAAGTATCATGGAGAATATATTCTTTGTGTAGAGGGATCGGTTCCCATGGGTTCCAATGGTGTATATTGCACGATTGCAGGAAAAACGGCTTTGGATCATTTAAAGGAAGCAGCCGAAGGAGCCAAGGCAATCATTGCCTGGGGAAGTTGTGCTACCAATGGATGTGTACAAGGTGCGAAACCTAACCCTACAGGAGCTACTCCGATTCACAAAATAATCAAGAACAAGCCCATTGTTCAGATGCCCGGATGTCCGCCAATCGGAGAGGCCATGGCTGCTCTTATCGTTCATTATGTAACTTTTGAAAGACTTCCTGAACTTGACAGGTTGGGAAGACCGAAAGCATTTTACGGTAAAAGGGTTCATGACACCTGTTACAGAAGACCTTATTTTGATGCAGGACTTTTTGCGGAATCTTTTGATGATATTCATGCAAAAGAAGGTTACTGTTTGTATAAACTAGGATGCAAAGGACCATCTACATACAACGCCTGTGCGAGTATGAAATGGAATAATGGAGTGAGTTTCCCAATTGAATCAGGACATGGATGCATTGGTTGCAGCGAAGCTAAATTCTGGGACAACGGACCATTTTATAAAAGAATGACCAATGTTCCGGGATTCGGAATTGAAAGTTCGGCTGATAAAATAGGAAAAATTGCCACCGGAGTAGTTGCTGCGGGTTTAACCGCTCACTCAATTGCTGCAAATGTGTCAAAGTATAGCGAGCTGAAAGGCCGATATACGAGAGGCCGAATTAATGAGGAAAAACTTGAGAAGAACGAAGAAAATACAGAAGAAAACTAA
- a CDS encoding hydrogenase maturation nickel metallochaperone HypA, which yields MHELSIVMGILKIAETETKKAGADIVESIELEIGTLSGVEMAALDFAWEEGVKNTVLEKAEKHIAVIPGKAQCMECDSIFELENVYDPCPECNNYLKGIIRGKELRVKALEVS from the coding sequence ATGCATGAACTGTCTATAGTCATGGGGATTCTAAAAATTGCTGAGACAGAAACCAAAAAAGCAGGAGCGGATATTGTCGAATCAATTGAGCTGGAAATCGGGACACTGTCAGGTGTTGAGATGGCGGCTTTGGATTTTGCCTGGGAAGAAGGGGTTAAAAACACGGTTCTGGAGAAGGCGGAAAAACACATAGCGGTCATTCCCGGGAAAGCACAATGTATGGAATGTGACAGTATCTTTGAACTCGAAAATGTTTACGATCCATGTCCTGAATGCAACAACTATTTAAAAGGTATCATTCGAGGCAAGGAGTTAAGGGTAAAGGCCCTTGAAGTAAGCTGA